CCAAATTTAGAAATTGATTTGTATGGTGACGAGCAAAAGATGGCACCATATTTAAAGCAGCATAGCCGCTTAAATGTAATACATTGTACAGAAGTTGTAGAAGCAGATGATGATCCAGCACGCGCGGTTCGTCGTAAAAAAGACTCTTCCATGACACGTATGCTTGATGCGGTAGCAGAGGGGAAAGCGGATGCGTGTTTATCAGCAGGTAATACGGGTGCATTAATGGCAGGTGGCTTGTTTAAAGTAGGGCGTATTGAAGGCGTATCGCGACCAGCTTTAGCAACAACATTACCAACAATGAATGGTGATGGTTTCTTAATGTTAGATTTAGGCGCAAATGCGGATGCTAAGCCTGAAAACTTATTGCAATATGCAATTATGGGGGACATTTATGTCAAACAAGTGCGCGGTATTGCATCACCACGTGTGGGATTACTCAATATCGGTACCGAAGATAAAAAAGGGAACGAATTAACGAAATCCGCATTTACATTATTAAAAGAGGCAGATTTCAATTTTGAAGGTAATGTTGAATCACGCGAGCTATTAAATGGAGTAGCGGATGTCGTAGTGACAGATGGTTTCACAGGTAATATGACATTGAAGACACTTGAAGGAACAGCAGGCGCGATTTTTAAAATGTTAAAAGAGGCATTATTTGCAACGACGAAAACAAAAATCGCAGCGGCGTTAGTAAAAAACGATTTAAAACAATTAAAAGATAAAATGGATTACACAGAGTACGGTGGTGCGGCGTTATTTGGTTTAAAAGCACCGGTAATTAAAGCGCATGGCTCGTCTAATCCACGTGCAATCTATAGTGCGATTCGACAAGCTTCAATTATGGTAGAACATAAAGTTTGCGAAACAATTACTGAAAAAATTGAGCAAATGCCAAAATCACAATAAGGCTTTTTCATAAAGGGGAATTAGATATGACAAAAATTGCGTTTATTTTTCCGGGGCAAGGTTCGCAATCCGTGGGGATGGGTGCGGAACTTGTAGCAAACGACGAAAATAGTAACCAATATTATGTTCGTGCAGACGAAGTGTTAAATTTACCATTGTCGGACTATATGTTGAATGGTCCACAAGAAACATTAACACTGACGTATCATGCACAGCCAGCACTTTTAACTACAGGCGTAATGATTGCGAATAAGTTATTAGCAGCGGGGATTCAGCCGCATTTTACGGCAGGTCATTCATTGGGGGAATATAGTGCATTTGTTATTTCAGAAGTATTATCTTTTGAAGATGCGGTGCAAACGGTTCATCAACGTGGGGTGTATATGGACGAGGCAGTACCAGCAGGTCAAGGGGCAATGGCGGCAATTTTAGCAATGGACGGGGAACAGCTAAATGCCATTTGTGAACAAGTATCAACTACTGGTGAAGTCGTGCAAGTTGCGAACTTCAACTGCCCAGGACAAATTGTGATTTCGGGGACGAAACAAGGTGTCGATGAGGCATGTAAACGTGCGAAGGAAGCTGGCGCAAAACGAGCGCTTCCATTAGTTGTAAGTGGACCATTCCATAGTACGTTAATGCAAAAGGCGGCAGACAACTTAGCAACATCAATTTCTACATTATCGATTCAAAGTCCGAAAATTCCAGTTGTGAGTAATGTAACGTCACAATTGTTAACGACACCAGAGCAAATACAGCAAGAAATGGTCGCACAAGTAACGAGCTCAGTACTATGGGAACAAAATGTACAAACGCTTATTGCGCAAGGTGTTACGGTATTTATTGAATGTGGCCCAGGGAAAGTGTTATCTGGTTTGGTAAAGAAAATTGATCGCAACGTGCAAACATATTGTGTTTATGATGAAGCAAGCTTTGCGCAAGTTGTTGAAGCATCAAAGGAGTGGACGCAATGGGTTTAATGGGGAAATGTGCAATAGTAACGGGGGCTTCACGTGGCATAGGTCGTGCGATTGCGTTAGAATTAGCCAGTCAAGGTGCACGTGTTGTAGTAAATTACAGTGGTAGCGTGGAAAAGGCGAAACAAGTTGTAGAAGAAATTCAAGCAAACGGTGGCGAGGCAATTGCTGTACAAGCAGATGTAGCAAATGGTGAATCTGTACAGCAATTAATGCAAACTGCGCTTGAAACATACGGTTCAATTGATATTTTAGTTAATAACGCAGGCATTACACGCGATAATCTATTGATGCGTATGAAAGATGATGAATGGGATGATGTCATCAACACCAATTTAAAAGGTGTGTTCCTTTGTACAAAAGCGGTAACACGTCAAATGATGAAGCAACGTGCAGGTCGTATTATTAATATTTCATCAATTGTTGGTGTAGCAGGAAACCCTGGTCAGGCAAATTACGTTGCAGCAAAGGCAGGGGTAATCGGTTTAACAAAAACGACTGCTCAAGAGCTTGCTTCGCGAAATATTTTAGTCAATGCGATTGCACCAGGCTTTATTACAACAGAGATGACAGACGGTTTACCAGAAGATTTAAAGCAAGCGATGCTAAAGCAAATTCCATTAGCGAAGCTTGGACAGCCAGAGGATATCGCAAAAGCCGTAACGTTTTTCGCATCCGATAGCGCAAATTACATTACTGGCCAAACATTACAAATCGATGGCGGTATGGTGATGGCTTAGCTTTTTAACACACTCTTGAGGGGAGGTGACATTATGTCTACAGTAATTGAACGTGTAACAAAAGTAGTAGTTGATCGCTTAGGCGTTGACGAAAGTGAAGTAAAATTAGAAGCATCATTCCGTGATGATTTAGGTGCCGATTCATTAGACGTTGTTGAACTAGTAATGGAATTAGAAGATGAGTTCGATATGGAAATTTCTGATGAAGATGCAGAAAAAATCGCTACAGTTGGTGATGCTATCTCATACATCGAAAGCAAAGTAAGCTAATCAATAAACGTAAAGGGTGTTCTGTTGTATGAATCATATAACAGAACATCTTTTTTCGTGCGTGAAAGTTAAAAACAAATGGGGGAAAAATATTGCGCCAAAATTCATATTTGTCAAATTCCTTGGTTTTACGCGTTTTTTTAGCGACTACCCTTTGCACAATAGTATATAACAATGTAAACTAAACGATAGAAACTAGAAGGAAGGCAAAAAGTCCATGATGCAAAGAAGAAAAGGTAGTAACCAAAAAGTTGGGGTACTCCCTGAAAAAGTAAGAGCACAATTTCAATTAGTACAAGATGAAATGAATATTCATTTCACAAATAAGGCATTAATATACCAAGCCTTTACACATTCATCTTATGTGAATGAGCATCGCCGCAAACAATTTACGGACAATGAACGCTTAGAATTTTTAGGGGACGCAGTATTAGAATTATCAGTTTCAAAATATTTATTTGAAAAGTTCCCGAATATGAGTGAAGGTGAATTAACGAAATTACGTGCGTCAATCGTATGTGAGCCTTCGTTAGTCGTTTTTGCCAATGAACTAAATTTTGGCCAATTCGTTTTATTAGGTAAAGGCGAAGAACTAACAGGTGGTCGTGAACGTCCAGCTTTACTTGCAGACGTATTTGAATCATTTGTTGGAGCCCTTTATTTAGACCAAGGTTTAGAAGTCGTTGTCGCGTTTTTAGAACGTATCGTATTCCCTAAAGTAGAAGTCGGTGCTTTTTCGCATGTGATGGATTTTAAAAGTCAATTGCAGGAAATCATTCAACAAACAAATAATGGCCTTTTACATTATGAAATTGTCGATGAAAAAGGACCAGCGCATAACAGAACCTTTGTTTCACGCGTACTATTAAACAACCAAGAATTAGGCCTTGGTCGTGGTAAATCGAAGAAAGAAGCTGAGCAGCAGGCTGCGCAAAGTGCGATGGCTATGCTTAAGCAGTCAAAGCCAGAGGGGGAATAAAATGTTCCTTAAACGACTTGAAGTAGTAGGATTTAAATCATTTGCTGAACGGATTGGCATTGATTTTGTTCCTGGAGTAACTGCAGTAGTTGGCCCAAATGGTAGTGGTAAAAGTAATGTTACAGATGCCATTCGTTGGGTTTTAGGTGAGCAATCTGCAAAAAGTCTACGTGGTGCGAAAATGGAGGATGTTATCTTCGCCGGAAGTGAATCACGTAAAGCATTAAATTTTGCAGAAGTAACACTTGTTTTGGACAATACAGATGAGCAAATCGCTATTCCATATACAGAAATAAATGTCACAAGACGTGTGTATCGTTCAGGTGATAGCGAATATTTGCTGAACAATCAGCAATGTCGCCTGAAGGATATTACGGACTTGTTTATGGATTCGGGTCTTGGAAAAGAAGCGTTTTCGATTATTTCACAAGGGCGTGTTGATGAAATTTTAAACAGCCGTCCAGATGATCGTCGCAGTATTTTTGAAGAGGCAGCTGGTGTTTTAAAATATAAATTACGTAAGAAAAAAGCCGAGCATAAATTAGTCGAAACCGATGAAAACTTAAATCGTGTACTTGATATTTTACATGAAATCGAAATTCGCCTAGAACCGTTAAAAATCCAGGCTTCTAGCGCAAAAGACTATATTCGCATGACGGCAGAATTGAAGGACTTTGACATCGCGTTAATGGTCCACGACATGCTAGCACATGATGCAACATTAAAAGCATTCGATGTAGAGCAAGGTACGTTAGCAATTTCGGAAAAAGAGCATGCAACAAAAATGTCCCAGTTTGAGACAAATTTACGTAAAATGCGTAGCGAGTTAAAAACGATTGATGAAGTGCTAGACATTTCACAAGAGCAGCTTGTCGAAGCGAGTGCTGAAGTAGAGCGTTGGGAAGGACGTAAAGCATTATTTAATGAAAAGCGTTCGAATGCAGAAAAGCAAATCCAACAATTAAAACAGTCACATAAACAAGCGAATGACACAGTTTTAGAACTAGTAGGACAAGAGCAAGAAAAACGCAAGCAATTTACCGAAAAGCAAAAAGTAGTACAACAAGTGCGTTCATCATTAAAACAAGTTGAACAAGCATTGACACGTACAGCCTCTGAAATTGAACAAGAAATTGAACAGGCGAAAAATACGTTTATTAACTTATTAAATGAAGAAGCAACGGTTAAAAACGAACTGAAGCATATTGATCAGCAACTTTCACAAGAGCAGGCTTCTGCAGAGCGAATGACTGGTCGTTCGTCTGAGATGCAAAAAGAGCTCGCACAGGTAGTTGTAGAACAGCAAACAACAGCACGTGCACTTGAACAATCAGAGCTTGCAGTAAAAGAACAACTTGGCCGTTATGATGTATTACAAATGCAGCTAAAAACAGCAACAGCTAATTTAGATGAAAAGCAAGCGTTGTTATATAAAGCATATCAGCACCATCAACAGTTAAAAGCACGTAAAGAAACGTTAGCCGAGTTAGAGGCCGATTTTTCGGGCTTCTTCCATGGTGTAAAAGAAATACTACTTGCCCGTGATCGTGGTGAGTTACAAGGAATTGAAGGGGCGGTAGCGGAACTAATTCAAGTAGAGTCGAAATATTCACAAGCGCTTGAAACGGCATTAGGTGCAGCTTCACAGCATATTGTGACCGCCAATGAGCAACACGCACAAAAAGCAATAGGGTGGTTAAAGCAAAAGCGTGCAGGTCGTGCGACATTTTTACCGAAAACTGTTATGCGTTCACGAAAAATCCAACCTCATCAATTGCAAGATATTCAGTCGCATCCCGCATATATTGCATTGGCATACGAATTAGTAAGTTATGCACCTGAAAATACGAATATTATCGAAAACCTTTTAGGAAACGTCCTAGTAGCCGCGAATTTAGAGGGAGCGAGTCAAATCGCACGTATTTTAGGTTTTAAATACCGCGTGGTGACGCTAGAAGGCGATATCGTCAATGCAGGTGGTTCGTTAACGGGTGGTGCATTAAAGCAACAAAGTTCCCTATTTTCACGAAAGGCTGAGCTCGAAAAATTAGTGACAACATTAGCTGAAATGGAAGCGACGATTCAATCTGCTGAACAAAAGGTTTCAACGAAGAAGTCTGAAATTGCAGAGCTACGTCATACATTAGAAGAGATGAAGTTACAAGGTGAGACACTACGTGAACAAGAGCAAATTCATCGTTCAAAGCTATTAGAGTTGGATATGACGGTAAAGAGTTTACAAACAACGGTTACGTTAACTGAATCTGAACAATCGACAGTAACAACACGTAAAGAAACGTTAGCCGAACAGCAGCAACTTTCGACAGTACGTTTAGCACAATTACAAGAAGAATTACAAGAAGTACAGCAAACGGTAGATGAGCTCACGAAGGCAAAAGAACAAAGTGAAACACAAAAAGATGTGTTGCGTGAACAATTAGCGCAGCAACGTTCTGAGTTAGCCGTTGCACAGGAGCAGTTAACACAAGTACAAGCTGCAATTGCAGACATTGAGCTAAACTTAACGAAAGTAAAAAATCAATCTGATAAAATTTCCCAGGAAATCGAGTGGATTGAATCTGAGGATGGTGTGAATGGCCCATCTGCTGAAGAATTAGCACAAACGATTACAGACTGGACAGTGAAAAAAGATGCACTAACGGAAACGATTCAAAAAAACCGAAAGTCTCGTGATTCATTGCATGAACAAGTTACAGAAATTGAAATCCAACTACAAGAAGTACAACGTGTACATAAAAGCTATGTCGACGCAATTCGTGCATTAGAATTAAAACGTAGTCGTATTGAATTCGAAAAAACAAACTTGCAACAGCTATTACTCGAGCAATATGAGCTGGACATTATTACTGCACAAGATGAAGCAATCCATATTGAAGATGTAGAACAAGTGCGTCGTAAAGTGAAGCTATTAAAACAATCAATCGAAGAATTAGGGCCGGTAAACTTGTCGGCAATTGAAGAATTTGACCGAGTACAAGAGCGCTACTCCTTCTTAAGTGAGCAGCGTGAAGATTTAGTTGCTGCCAAAGATACATTGCATAAAGCTATTGGTGAAATGGATGAAGAAATGAGCGAACGCTTTAGCGAAACATTTAAGCAGATTCGTCAGCAGTTTGTTGTTTCATTCCGCGAATTATTTGGTGGCGGTACAGCTGATTTAGTACTGTTAGAACCAGATAACATGTTAGAAACAGGTATTGAAATTATTGCGCAACCGCCAGGCAAAAAGCTGCAAAGTCTAAGTCTTTTATCCGGTGGTGAACGTGCATTAACTGCAATTGCTTTATTGTTTGCGATATTGAATACACGTCCAGTACCGTTCTGTGTACTTGATGAAGTAGAGGCAGCACTTGATGAATCGAATGTTGCGCGCTATAGTGATTATTTACGGAAATTTAGCAGTCAGACGCAATTCATCGTTATTACACACCGTAAAGGTACGATGGAAGGAGCGGACGTTCTATACGGTATTACAATGCAAGAATCGGGCGTCTCGAAGCTTGTATCAGTAAAACTAGAGGAAGAACCCGATTTAGTAACGCAAGGGAGTGTCGAAAAATGAGCTTTTTTAAGCGACTAAAAGAAAAATTAGTAGGTAGTAACGAAGAACAAAAAGTTGAGCAACCAGAACTTGGTGAGCAACAAGTAGCCGAACTGTCTCCTCTAGAAGTTATTGAAGAAGCAGTGAAACCCGTTCAAGAAATTGAAAAAGAGATTGAACAAACTGCTGCAGAAGAAGTAGAAACAACATCAACAGCAAAAGAACCTGTCGAAGAAGTTTTATTTGGCAATGAGACAGTTGAAACCGTAGAAGAAATCGTTGAGGAACAAGTAGAAGAAGAGTCGACGAAACCTTCTGCATGGTCGATTACACAAAAATTCAAAGCTGGTTTAGAAAAAACCCGCAATTCGTTTACATCAAAAGTTAATGATTTAGTAGCGCGTTACCGTAAAGTAGATGAAGATTTCTTTGAAGAATTAGAAGAATTACTGTTACAAGCAGATGTAGGGTTTGAAACGGTTATGGATTTAATGGATAAATTACGCTATGAAGTACAGCGTCAAAACATTAAAGACACAAACGGCATTCAAGCAATTATCTCAGAAAAATTAGTTGAAATTTATGAGTCTGGCGAGGAAAACCTAACGGACTTGAATATGCAGCAAAACGGTGATTTAACAGTTATTTTATTTGTAGGTGTTAACGGTGTTGGTAAAACGACGACTATTGGTAAATTGGCACACCGTTTAAAATCAGAAGGGAAGTCGGTTATGCTTGCCGCGGGTGATACATTCCGTGCAGGTGCGATTGACCAATTACAAGTTTGGGGTGAGCGTGTCGGTGTTGAAGTGATAGCTCAATCAGAAGGTTCTGACCCAGCTGCTGTAATGTATGATGCGGTTCGTGCAGCGAAAAACCGTGGCGTTGACGTATTAATTTGTGATACAGCAGGACGTTTACAAAACAAGGTCAACTTAATGAACGAGCTTGAAAAGGTGCACCGTGTCATTTCACGCGAAATTCCAAACGCGCCACATGAAGTATTATTAGCATTAGATGCGACAACAGGTCAAAACGCGCTAGTACAGGCACAAATGTTCAAAGAGGCAACAAATGTTACAGGTATCGTATTAACGAAACTAGATGGTACGGCAAAAGGTGGTATCGTTTTAGCTATTCGCAACAAATTACACATTCCAGTAAAATTTGTTGGACTTGGTGAAAAAATGGACGATCTACAACCGTTTGATGCAGAGCGTTACGTATACGGTTTATTTGCGGATGGTTTAGAAAAAGAGCTGAAAGAAATAGAAGATTAACTTGCTTCAGCAGATTTTTTTTCGGCTGAATAGGGAAACGAAGGTTAAATCGTCACGTCCTGTGACAATGCCTTCGTGATCAACTTTTTGTTGACCTAATGCTCCGGCGGATGTCCCAGATTTTTTTCGAGTGAACTTGAAAAAAATCTGGACGAGAGTTAGCCGAGGTGTAATTGATTGTTTTACGGGCAACAATTTTGTTGCTCGTTTTTCTTTTTCGTAAATTTTGTCACAACCAAAATGAAAGACAAGGGAATTACCTTGACAGTAAGCGTTATCACGATTATGATAAGGTAGACAAAATATGATTGGAGAGATTAAGATGCTACTTGAAAAAACAACACGCATGAACTTTCTCTTCGACTTTTATCAAGCACTTTTAACAGATAAGCAGCGCAGTTATATGGAGCTTTATTATTTAGATGACAATTCACTTGGTGAAATTGCCGAAAGCTACAATATTTCGCGTCAAGCTGTTTATGATAACATTCGTCGTACTGAGGCGATGCTTGAAGAATATGAAGAAAAACTAAAGCTTTTTGAAAAATTTCAACAACGTCAAGATGTGTTAAAGCAGCTAACAGAGGCTATACAAGATGACGCTTCTACTATAGAAGTGCGTTTAGCATTAGTTGAACAATTGAAGGAATCGGATTAGGAGGCGAACGAGTTGGCTTTTGAAGGTTTAGCAGAGCGACTCCAAGGTACGATCCAAAAGATTAAAGGTAAAGGAAAAGTTTCGGAACAAGACGTAAAAGAAATGATGCGTGAAGTCCGATTTGCCTTAATCGAAGCGGACGTAAACTTAAAGGTAGTTAAGGAATTCGTTAAAAAGGTTAGTGAGCGTGCGGTCGGCGTTGATGTAATGAAATCATTAACACCTGGTCAGCAAGTTATTAAAATTGTACAAGATGAGTTAACTTCATTAATGGGCGGCGAACAAAGCCCAATTAAATTCAGCAACCGTCCACCGACAGTTATTATGATGGTCGGTTTACAAGGTGCCGGTAAAACGACGACAACAGGTAAGTTAGCGAGCGTTTTACGCAAAAAATATAATAAAAAACCTTTATTAGTTGCTGCTGACGTTTATCGTCCGGCTGCAGTTCAACAGCTACAAACTTTAGGGAAACAATTAAACTTACCTGTGTTTGCACTAGGTACGGATATTTCTCCGGTAGAAATTGCACGCCAAGCGATTGAACACGCCAAAGAAGAGCACCATGATGTTGTATTAATTGATACAGCAGGTCGTTTGCACATTGATGAGCAATTAATGCAAGAGTTAAAGGATATTCGCGCACTAAAAGAGCCAGATGAAGTATTCTTAGTAGTGGACTCAATGACAGGGCAAGATGCAGTAAATGTTGCGCAAAGTTTTAACGAAGCTGTAGGTATTACAGGCGTTGTTTTAACAAAATTAGATGGTGATACACGTGGTGGTGCGGCACTTTCAATTCGTGCTGTAACCGAAAAACCGATTAAATTCGTCGGTATGGGTGAAAAAATGGACGCACTTGAACCATTCTACCCTGATCGTATGGCGTCACGTATTTTAGGGATGGGCGACGTATTATCGTTAATCGAAAAAGCACAAGCAAACGTTGACATGGAAAAAGCAAAAGAGCTTGAAGAAAAATTCATGACACAAAGCTTTACATTCGACGACTTCATCGAGCAAATGCAAGCCGTAAAAAAAATGGGCCCATTAGAAGATTTATTGAAAATGATTCCAGGTGCCAACAAAATGAAGGGCTTAGACAATGTCAAAGTCGATGAAAAGCAAATGGGGCGTATTGAAGCAATTATTTATTCAATGACACCTGCTGAAAAAACAAACCCAGAAATCATCTCTTCAAGCCGTAAAAAACGTATTGCAACTGGTTCTGGGACGACAATTCAAGAAGTCAATCGTTTGTTAAAACAGTTTGAAGAAATGAAAAAAATGATGAAGCAAATGACTGGTATGACGCAAGGAAAAGGCAAGAAAAAGATGAAAATGCCAGGATTTGACCAATTATTTAAATAAAAATTTAGGTGTTAAGAAAAAACACTTTACAAACAACCAAGACATTGCTAATATAATATCTTGTGTGAAACTTATTCGGAGGTGCTATTAAAATGGCAGTTAAAATTCGCTTAAAACGTATGGGAGCTAAAAAATCTCCTTTCTATCGTATCGTAGTTGCAGACGCTCGTTCACCACGTGACGGTCGTCAAATCGAAACAGTAGGTACTTACAACCCACTTACTCAACCAGCTACAGTAGAAATCAATGAAGAGTTAGCTCTTAAATGGTTAGCTGATGGTGCAAAACCATCTGATACTGTACGTAACCTGTTCTCAGAACAAGGTATCATGGAAAAATTCCATAACGCTAAATACAGCAAATAATTCAATGATTAATTCGGAGGTGGCTTTATGCAGCAGCTGATTGAAGCAATTGTGAAACCATTAGTCGATTATCCTGAGGACGTACGTATTGAGACGGACGAAACTTCAAGTCGAGTTGTTTATAAGCTTTTTGTTCATCCAGAGGATCGAGGGAAAGTCATAGGCAAGCAAGGACGTGTTGCGAAGGCAATTCGTACGATTGTGTACTCAGCAGCGGGCGGCCACCAGAAGAAGACATACGTCGATATATTGGATTAGTAAAAGGAGGGTGGCATTTTGCTAACCCTTCTTTTTCATATTTGTTATGATAATTCAATCAACAATATTTTATGAATGAGCTAGTTGATTGAAATGGAGGTGGCGATTGTAGCTGACGGCTAACGCCTTTCGCTACAGAGCGAAGCTTCCTGTGGGAACAGCACATGTCTATTTGCGACGAAAGCAAAGCGATAGGAGCACCGACACTTGAGACGCATGGAACAAAAGCTAAGACAGCCACGCCCTGTGGCAACGCTTTTATGACCAACGTCGTGTTGGCCTTGTGCCCACGGAAAACGTCCACCGGAATGGAAATCAACAGGACTTTAAAAGAGGTGGATTAAACATGGAATGGTTTAACGTTGGACGTATTGTAAATACGCATGGTATTCGCGGAGAACTACGTATATTATCAACAACTGATTTTGAAGATGAGCGCTTTGCGATTGGTTCAAAATTAGCCGCATTTAAAAAAGATGACAAACACCCAACTTGGGTAACAATTGCCTCATCACGCCGTCATAAGAACTTTATTTTAGTGACGTTTGAAGGAATGGAAAACATCAATTTAGTAGAGCCTTTCAAAGAAGGGATGCTAAAAGTAACGATGGATCAATTAGCAGAAGACGAACTAGAAGAAAACGAATACTACTACTTCGAAATTAAAGATTGCGAAGTGTATTCAGAAGAAGGCGAGCTCATCGGCGTTATTACAGACATTTTAGAAACGGGTGCCAATGATGTATGGGAAGTAAAAGCTAAAGGTGGCAAAAAGCATTATATTCCGTACATTGAAGAGATCGTGAAAGAAATCGATGTAGAAGAAAAGAAAATTGTGATTCATGTGATGGAAGGCTTATTAT
This portion of the Solibacillus daqui genome encodes:
- the ftsY gene encoding signal recognition particle-docking protein FtsY gives rise to the protein MSFFKRLKEKLVGSNEEQKVEQPELGEQQVAELSPLEVIEEAVKPVQEIEKEIEQTAAEEVETTSTAKEPVEEVLFGNETVETVEEIVEEQVEEESTKPSAWSITQKFKAGLEKTRNSFTSKVNDLVARYRKVDEDFFEELEELLLQADVGFETVMDLMDKLRYEVQRQNIKDTNGIQAIISEKLVEIYESGEENLTDLNMQQNGDLTVILFVGVNGVGKTTTIGKLAHRLKSEGKSVMLAAGDTFRAGAIDQLQVWGERVGVEVIAQSEGSDPAAVMYDAVRAAKNRGVDVLICDTAGRLQNKVNLMNELEKVHRVISREIPNAPHEVLLALDATTGQNALVQAQMFKEATNVTGIVLTKLDGTAKGGIVLAIRNKLHIPVKFVGLGEKMDDLQPFDAERYVYGLFADGLEKELKEIED
- the fabG gene encoding 3-oxoacyl-[acyl-carrier-protein] reductase; the protein is MGLMGKCAIVTGASRGIGRAIALELASQGARVVVNYSGSVEKAKQVVEEIQANGGEAIAVQADVANGESVQQLMQTALETYGSIDILVNNAGITRDNLLMRMKDDEWDDVINTNLKGVFLCTKAVTRQMMKQRAGRIINISSIVGVAGNPGQANYVAAKAGVIGLTKTTAQELASRNILVNAIAPGFITTEMTDGLPEDLKQAMLKQIPLAKLGQPEDIAKAVTFFASDSANYITGQTLQIDGGMVMA
- the fabD gene encoding ACP S-malonyltransferase, translating into MTKIAFIFPGQGSQSVGMGAELVANDENSNQYYVRADEVLNLPLSDYMLNGPQETLTLTYHAQPALLTTGVMIANKLLAAGIQPHFTAGHSLGEYSAFVISEVLSFEDAVQTVHQRGVYMDEAVPAGQGAMAAILAMDGEQLNAICEQVSTTGEVVQVANFNCPGQIVISGTKQGVDEACKRAKEAGAKRALPLVVSGPFHSTLMQKAADNLATSISTLSIQSPKIPVVSNVTSQLLTTPEQIQQEMVAQVTSSVLWEQNVQTLIAQGVTVFIECGPGKVLSGLVKKIDRNVQTYCVYDEASFAQVVEASKEWTQWV
- a CDS encoding putative DNA-binding protein; amino-acid sequence: MLLEKTTRMNFLFDFYQALLTDKQRSYMELYYLDDNSLGEIAESYNISRQAVYDNIRRTEAMLEEYEEKLKLFEKFQQRQDVLKQLTEAIQDDASTIEVRLALVEQLKESD
- the smc gene encoding chromosome segregation protein SMC — encoded protein: MFLKRLEVVGFKSFAERIGIDFVPGVTAVVGPNGSGKSNVTDAIRWVLGEQSAKSLRGAKMEDVIFAGSESRKALNFAEVTLVLDNTDEQIAIPYTEINVTRRVYRSGDSEYLLNNQQCRLKDITDLFMDSGLGKEAFSIISQGRVDEILNSRPDDRRSIFEEAAGVLKYKLRKKKAEHKLVETDENLNRVLDILHEIEIRLEPLKIQASSAKDYIRMTAELKDFDIALMVHDMLAHDATLKAFDVEQGTLAISEKEHATKMSQFETNLRKMRSELKTIDEVLDISQEQLVEASAEVERWEGRKALFNEKRSNAEKQIQQLKQSHKQANDTVLELVGQEQEKRKQFTEKQKVVQQVRSSLKQVEQALTRTASEIEQEIEQAKNTFINLLNEEATVKNELKHIDQQLSQEQASAERMTGRSSEMQKELAQVVVEQQTTARALEQSELAVKEQLGRYDVLQMQLKTATANLDEKQALLYKAYQHHQQLKARKETLAELEADFSGFFHGVKEILLARDRGELQGIEGAVAELIQVESKYSQALETALGAASQHIVTANEQHAQKAIGWLKQKRAGRATFLPKTVMRSRKIQPHQLQDIQSHPAYIALAYELVSYAPENTNIIENLLGNVLVAANLEGASQIARILGFKYRVVTLEGDIVNAGGSLTGGALKQQSSLFSRKAELEKLVTTLAEMEATIQSAEQKVSTKKSEIAELRHTLEEMKLQGETLREQEQIHRSKLLELDMTVKSLQTTVTLTESEQSTVTTRKETLAEQQQLSTVRLAQLQEELQEVQQTVDELTKAKEQSETQKDVLREQLAQQRSELAVAQEQLTQVQAAIADIELNLTKVKNQSDKISQEIEWIESEDGVNGPSAEELAQTITDWTVKKDALTETIQKNRKSRDSLHEQVTEIEIQLQEVQRVHKSYVDAIRALELKRSRIEFEKTNLQQLLLEQYELDIITAQDEAIHIEDVEQVRRKVKLLKQSIEELGPVNLSAIEEFDRVQERYSFLSEQREDLVAAKDTLHKAIGEMDEEMSERFSETFKQIRQQFVVSFRELFGGGTADLVLLEPDNMLETGIEIIAQPPGKKLQSLSLLSGGERALTAIALLFAILNTRPVPFCVLDEVEAALDESNVARYSDYLRKFSSQTQFIVITHRKGTMEGADVLYGITMQESGVSKLVSVKLEEEPDLVTQGSVEK
- the plsX gene encoding phosphate acyltransferase PlsX, coding for MKLAVDGMGGDNAPQAIVEGVLIALDDFPNLEIDLYGDEQKMAPYLKQHSRLNVIHCTEVVEADDDPARAVRRKKDSSMTRMLDAVAEGKADACLSAGNTGALMAGGLFKVGRIEGVSRPALATTLPTMNGDGFLMLDLGANADAKPENLLQYAIMGDIYVKQVRGIASPRVGLLNIGTEDKKGNELTKSAFTLLKEADFNFEGNVESRELLNGVADVVVTDGFTGNMTLKTLEGTAGAIFKMLKEALFATTKTKIAAALVKNDLKQLKDKMDYTEYGGAALFGLKAPVIKAHGSSNPRAIYSAIRQASIMVEHKVCETITEKIEQMPKSQ
- the acpP gene encoding acyl carrier protein — its product is MSTVIERVTKVVVDRLGVDESEVKLEASFRDDLGADSLDVVELVMELEDEFDMEISDEDAEKIATVGDAISYIESKVS
- the rnc gene encoding ribonuclease III codes for the protein MMQRRKGSNQKVGVLPEKVRAQFQLVQDEMNIHFTNKALIYQAFTHSSYVNEHRRKQFTDNERLEFLGDAVLELSVSKYLFEKFPNMSEGELTKLRASIVCEPSLVVFANELNFGQFVLLGKGEELTGGRERPALLADVFESFVGALYLDQGLEVVVAFLERIVFPKVEVGAFSHVMDFKSQLQEIIQQTNNGLLHYEIVDEKGPAHNRTFVSRVLLNNQELGLGRGKSKKEAEQQAAQSAMAMLKQSKPEGE